The genomic region AGCGCGCCGTGCACACGTCCTTCTGGTCCATGCCTGCGTACGTGCAGCTGCGGCTCTCCGGGCTGCCGGGGTCGTATCGCCACCTGGCAGCCGCCTCGGAGGGATTCCGTCTCGGTCCGGGAACGCGGCCGCGTGTCGGACTCGTCTGGGCGGGCAGCCGGAAAACTGCTCACGACGTGCACAGGTCAGTGCCTGACGTGGAGCTGTTGCGTCCCCTGCTGGACGCCGCGGACGTGGAATGGATTTCACTGCAGTTCGGGGATCGCGCCGGGGCGGCGGAACGACTTCCCGTGCGCACGGTACCGATGCCCGGTGACTGGGCCGGTACCGCCTACCTGCTGAAGCAGCTCGATCTCGTCATATCCGTCGATACAGCCGTTGCCCACCTCGCCGGCAGTCTCGATATCCCCACGTGGATCGTCCTGCCGTCCATCCCCGAGTTCCGCTGGCTGCTGCGGCGTGATGATACGCCGTGGTATCCGTCTGCACGCCTGTTCCGCCGCAGTGGCACGCACGACTGGGAAGCGCGCGTCGCCTGCCTTGCCCGGGAGCTCGCCGACCAGTTCGCCTGAAGGCGCGGCGCCGAACGGCTTGCCGTTCGGCGCCACGTTTCCATCAGCTCACGCCGACGAAGCAGATCTTCGTCGTCCCGTTCGTCACTTCGGGTTCGTCTCCGATCGCGGTGCCGACACCAGGGACGGAAAGACCGTCGCTGGCATTGCTGCACCCTGCCCGGGTGAGCTCGCTCATCCTGCCGAAGCGGATGAGCTTGGGGGTTTGATACATTCCGACCTCCGTGTGGAAGGTGGTGCTGGGTGGGATTACCCAGCTGCCGTGCGGCATCGTGGCCGCACACTCCGGTCAGGCCGATGCGCTCAACGCGATCTCGTCGCGGGTCGCATCGGCGCTGACAACCGCCTCGACATCGATGCCCTGCTGCGCTCGCAACCAGATTTCGGTGTGCAGCGTTGCGAGCAGCGCGGCGAGCGGCGCGTCCGGAGCGCCTCGCTCCGCCGCGGCCCCCGCAGCGTACAGTCGCCGCTGGTTCACGATGCCCAGCTCGGCGAGCAGTGGTTTGCGGAACAGGGGCTCCGCGATGCTGCCGAAGTGCTGGCGCATCGAGCGTCGCAGGTAGGACGTCGTGGTCCCGGTCCTGTGCGGCCGTGGCGCCAGCACCTCCGCCGGCAGAACGTCGGCGACTGCGGCGCGCAGCAATCGTTTCGTCTCGCCCCCCGAGCGGCGCTCCGCGCGCGGGCGGGTGGCCGCGAACGCAATGATCCGGTCGTCCATCAGCGGCGAGCGCAGCTCGACACCGTGGGCGCGATAGATGTCGGTCGCGACGCCATTGACGCGCCCGTACAGCGGCTGCTCGAACATCCACCGCCGGACGTAGCTCTCGACGCTTTCCGCGGGATCCGGAGCCGGCGCTGCAGCGCGCGCACGCCCCGCCAGGTCCGCCCGTTGCGCGAAGTCCGACTCGATCCATCGCGGCACACGCCAGTCGGGAAACAGCGGGACCGGCACGTCGGCGGATCCTGCCGGTGCAAGAGCGGGCGCCCAGCGCGCGAGCACCGGCTGCACGAGCCAGCGCAGGACGGCTGCACGCGTTCCCATTTCTGCGGGCGACCACTCGCGCACCAGCTCCAGGACACGCCCGTGCATCAGCAGGTCCGCCAGGTAAGCAGGCTCGGCCTGGAAGAGGTGGTCGCCGCCCAGGCCCGTCAGGCATACCGCCGCATCTTCCGCCGCCGCTGCGCCTGCCAGCGCCTCGTTCCACGCACGGTACACGTGCAGGAACGGCTCGTCGCTGCCGGCAGCATGCGCGGCGATTCCACCGAGCAGCGGGATGTCCCCGATGTCGAGCCAGCGCGGCGACTGGCCGTGGTATGCCGTGATCGCGCGGATGGTCTCGTCCTCGCGGCCGCTGTCGCCCGGCGGATACGAGATCGAGATCGGCCGCAGCGGGTTCGGCAGTCCAGCGCCGTGTGCAGCGCCGTACACGGCGGGCGAGTCCCACCCGCCACTGAGCGTGATCGCGCAGCTGCCGCTCGCGGGCATCCGCTGGCGAATCGCATCATCGAGAAGATCGCGCAGCACGTGCCGCGCATCGTCGAACGTCAGCTCGGGCCGCTCGTCCGCTGCAAACACGGGAGCACGCCACCAGCGGCGCACGCTCGGATGCGTCGCCGGCTGCGGCCAGACCAGTGAATGCCCGGCCGGCAGCATCTGCACGTCGCGG from Longimicrobiales bacterium harbors:
- a CDS encoding asparagine synthase-related protein; the protein is MSAILVHLGHLGDEAMRVALDAMRGSGQDERTHARTLGAVLAARWSPRHAPAGAADCIAMREDVAAVADAALYHRADLAGRLQRAGMAVPAQAGAAELILCAYLAWGDACTSRLEGDYAFVVVDRRRRLLFAARDLLGTRALYYTRAGGRITFASALGALRTLPAVSDELNLPVLAETASMSLTPADETAFRDVQMLPAGHSLVWPQPATHPSVRRWWRAPVFAADERPELTFDDARHVLRDLLDDAIRQRMPASGSCAITLSGGWDSPAVYGAAHGAGLPNPLRPISISYPPGDSGREDETIRAITAYHGQSPRWLDIGDIPLLGGIAAHAAGSDEPFLHVYRAWNEALAGAAAAEDAAVCLTGLGGDHLFQAEPAYLADLLMHGRVLELVREWSPAEMGTRAAVLRWLVQPVLARWAPALAPAGSADVPVPLFPDWRVPRWIESDFAQRADLAGRARAAAPAPDPAESVESYVRRWMFEQPLYGRVNGVATDIYRAHGVELRSPLMDDRIIAFAATRPRAERRSGGETKRLLRAAVADVLPAEVLAPRPHRTGTTTSYLRRSMRQHFGSIAEPLFRKPLLAELGIVNQRRLYAAGAAAERGAPDAPLAALLATLHTEIWLRAQQGIDVEAVVSADATRDEIALSASA